The genomic DNA AATATACCCATGTTATACCTCCAGCAACTCAGGATTTTCGTATATGTTTCCAATAATCTCAACTTTAGATTGATATGAAAATACTTTCTTGAATTCTACTGCTACATTAAAAGGGTAATTGATTAATTGAATATAATAGTTACAATTTAAATTGTTATATTGAACTATGCCAAAATCTCCGTTTTCCAGTTTTAATATATCTTCTTCAAAAACTTCCTTACCATTCATATCCTTTTGCCCTGTAAATTGCATTAATTCTGTCTCATCTAAATTAGCTACAAGTCTTAGATGTTTAGATATTAAATATACAGCATTACCCTTAAAATGAATGCTCTCTACTTCTGCCATTTCTTTTCTTCCGCTACTCCACGCTCTAAACTTAATCTCTCTCATTTATTCACCATCCATTATCCGTTTAATTTTTTTCATAAGGTCTAAAATAGCAGTTGTATTTTCTATTGTTAGACTGTTTAAGAAGCTGTTATATAGATGTACTTTATTTTTTCTATAAATCATAGCAATACTTTCACATGTTTCAGATAATTCAGCTTCTAAATAAGTATCTCCTGAAACATTTATACTTGAGAAATTTTTATATATTTCCTCATCATCAATAAGTTCTTCTATTTCTTTTTCCTTGTCTTTAAAAGTCATAGCTTCTCCTTCATTAATATATAATCTATCCATTTGCAAAATCCAATAACAAAAGGTTTCCAATTCTCTGAATCAGCCCATCCGGCAAAGCCTACAAATCCATCTTGATTGAAAGTAATGCCTTCACGGCTCTTAAAATTACTACCTTTTACTAATATTTCTGCAAATTTAAGTCCGTTCTTTCTCATATTTATATTTATTTTGATAACTTCCATTGATTTATTTTCAAAATTATCCAGTTCATTTTGAACAAAGTAAACTAATAAGTATATATGTTGTTTTTTTAAATTTTTATATGTAAAGTACTCATTGAATATTTTTCTAGCTTTATCAGTCGTCATTGCTGCTCCTTTCTGCTCTCAATTCATGACAATCACAAGTTTCATGTGGTTCCACAGTACCTTCATAAAAGAAACAGTAATATGTTCCTTCTCTTGCTTCGTAATCTACAGCAAATCTACAGTTATCACAAATAAGTTCTTCCATCTTTCCTCCTAAGATTTTAATGTATATAAGAATTTTATTAGACTAAATATAAAACTCATATCTTCGTAATCTATCTCAAAAATAGGCTCCTCGCCATCTAATATTATTCTAAATTCAAATTTTTCAGATATTTCAGATATTTCAGCATGATTAACTCTGCCAGAATCAAAATATCCTGTTAAATTTATTGAGTTTTTACCTATTAAAATATAATCATCTTTCTCAATGTTATTTTTTATCCAGTTTCTTATTTCTTCTTTATGTTCTCTAAAATTCATCATTCCTCCAATCAAGAGGGGAGTGATCCCCTCAGAATTATTTATCTATTTCAAGCTCTTTGCAAACATCTATTCCTGTTATTTCTTTGAAAATTTCATTGTCAAAGTTTGGCAGCTTTAATATAAGTTTTCTATTTTCTTTATTAGCATTATTCCAGCTATATTTCCATGCTTCTTTATATGTCATTTTTCTTAAACATCCGCCTAAAGCTTCATAATCAGGATTATTTTCTTTTTCTTCATCTGTCATGTCACAAGTATAAATGAACTTATTTAAAACATCGAAATACATGAAATCAGGTTTAATAGCTTTATTCCATGTTTCTCGGCTACACTCTTTATTGAAAACTAGTATAGTATCAGGTGTAATAGTATTTAGATATCCTGAGTTCCAGTTTCCTGAGTTCCAGTCTCCTGAGTTCCTGTTTCCTGAGTTCCTGTTTCCTGAGTTCCAGTTTCCTGAGTTCCAGTCTCCTGAGTTCCAGTCTCCTGAGTTCCCGTCTCCTGAGTTCCAGTCTCCTGAGTTCCAGTCTCCTGAGTTCCTGTTTCCTGTATTGCCAGAACCTACATTAACTAATTCAAGTACCTCATGCCATGATAATTCTCTTATAATCTTAAATTTATTAGTAACTTCTTTATCGTCACCATCATTTTTTATGTCACCTAAAATTTCTATTTCTGCTACTTTATTATTGCTATTAAAACCATAGTAATTAAAACAATTAACTAATTTAGGGCAGTAATGGAAACCTCTTTCACATATTTCAATTTCTCCATCCATTTCATATATTTCGCCTATTACATTTCCATTTCTTTTATAGTCATAATCCCTACATATCCAATCTGGTTCGAATACTTTGTATGCTTTTTTCATATTACCTCCTAGAATTTTATTTTTACGTGCTTTAATTTTGCTTTCAATTTTTCAAAATTTATTTCGTCATTTTCTTGTAAAAGTTTTACAAATTCTTTTATGACTGATACAGTTATTTCATCATCAAAAAATGCTTCTTCATAGTCATATTTGCCCTCTGTTCGACTTCCTAATGTTATCCTTACACAATTAACCTTTGACATAGATAAAGCTCTGCTACGGGCGTTTAAACGGTCACGTTCTTTTTTGAAAAACTTAACTTTTTCTATCTGAGTATCATTCATAGTTCCTCCTAAGAGTGCAGCGGTCGCTACACTCTATTTTTATTTATTCAAAATGGAAATTCCTCCGGATCTGATTCTGGAGCATCATTATGCTCATAATTATCATTTTCTTCAGTATCAGATTTTTGGTAATCAATAAAGTCAAACTTATCAACAATAACTTCTGTAATCCATTTAGTTTCTCCGTCTTTTTCATAGTTTCTCACACTTAATCTACCTTGTAGTGCTATTCTTCTGCCTTTTCTTAAATACTCGCAGATAGTTTCTGCTCTTTTGTCCCAAGCTATACAGTTTATAAAATCTGCTTCATCTCTGTTAAATTCCCTTGTTACTGCAATACTGAATTTTGTGAAAGCTTTTCCTGATTGAGAATATTTCAGTTCCGGATCCCTTGTTAATCTTCCCATTAAAGTAACTAAATTCATTATGCCACTCCTTCCTTATTTCGACTTCCTAATTTCTTGGCAATGTTATTTTTTAAGTAGTCTATTTGTTTATCGTCTAATTCCTCAATAGTTTCCTTTCCGGCTTTGCTTAGACATTCTGTTATATATGATTGGTATTCCTTTTGATGCTGCTTAATAAATTTGATTTGTCCATCTCGTTTAGGATTTTTTGCTGATTTTTCGCTTGCTTTGTTGTTTTCGCCAGTATTCGTAAAATCGCTATCTTTTACATCATCAATTGCAAATAATCCATTAAGAGCATATTTTCTTGCATAAGATGAACTTGAACCTGTTAATTGTGAACCGTCATATTTCTTCTTTTCTTCATCTTCACGTGCTGCGGCTTTTGTTTCTATTTTTTCACCGTTTTCTATATCTACAAAGTTTAGTGTAGTTTCAACATATATTCTATTTCCTTTTTCAATAACACTATCACTAAAGAATATAGTAACTTTTTGTTCTTTTAAGTGTGGTTTTAATGCAGTTAGTATATCTTCAGCACTTCTGAAATTATATCCACCAAAATCATTTCTTTGATTTTTCGGTACTATTAATTCCTGCTGTATATTAGATAACTTTTCATAAATTGACATATCTATTCCTCCTTGATATTTATTTTGAAATTTGTTATATTTTTTTTTGCAATAACTAATAAAAATTTTTTCTTTGAGAGGCAATTAAGCCTCTCTTTTATATTAAGTTTCTTTGCTATCTTCCGTTTAACTTGTCAATATCCTTAGTAGTAAGCTCTTTTCCGTTATCAATAAAATGTTTTTGTTTAGCTTTTCTGATATTTCCGATATATTCATCTCTTTTAGTTTCTGATCTGTTCCTTATCCAGTTGTAGTGATACACTAATTCATCGTATAGTCTTGTAAGTTCTGCTTCTATACCTCTAATGATTAAAGACCTGTCGTCAATATCATTTAAGTGTGGGTTTACTTTTGTATCATCTTTGCCCGGTAATACCATTTCCCTTTTCCCGAAAAATTCATCAGCGAGTATGTCTTTACAATGGAGCTGATAATCTAACAGTTTCTGTTTAAGTTCCTCGTTGAATCTTGAAGGGTTTATTTTGGCTAACCATATTGGCAAGTAGTCCAGTTCAAGCATTAAAACCTGTTGTATTCCGCCGTTTGTTTCAAGGGGGGCGAAAATTCTCCCACCTTTCAAAGTATAGTCATTGTTGACTTTGTCTCTTTGATTTTTACATTGTGATTCAGTCATGCCTAAGCCATTGCATATATGTTTCACACTTACATAGATTTTTCCATTTTCCTTAATTGTCAAAATTTTGTCCTCATGGAACACTATTTCTTTTTTAAGCATTTCGATACCTCCTAAATAAATTTTATTCTCTCTAAAAAAATAATATACCATTTAAATTTATTTGTCAAGAAAATAATTCATTTAAAAAGAATTTTATTTTTAAAACTCTTGAATAAAGAACTTTAAAGTGATATAATTTCTTTATACAAAGGAGGAAGCATTTATGATTAAATTAAAAATACATATTTTAATGGCAGAGCATAGAATGTCACAAAAAGATGTTTCTATTGCTACAGGAATTCAACCCTCTGTAATGAACAAGTATTATAATGACACTATTGTTAGAATAAATAGAGAACATTTAAATGCTTTTTGTAAATTATTCAACTGCACGATCCAAGACTTAATAGAGTATATCCCTGATGAGAATTAAGCCTTTAATGGAACAACCCAAGTTTTAGAGAGAGTAAATAGGAGGCTAGTCCTATTGAGTTGCTCCGTCAAAGGTTTAATACCTTTCTGCACTGCCTGATTTTAATTCTCTGAAATCTCTCCAAAAGACAGTGCAGATGTAAAATTAAGTTTCTTGTGGAATAACTCATTCTTCTATTACCCAATAATCTGAAAAATTGAGTTATTCCACTTAATGCTTAATATTGATCCCTGAACCGTGCTGTCTTTTTTTCTAACCCCCTTAATAGACAGCACAGTTGAGGGATTGTTTAATTAGCTATATTTGATACAGTAAAAGTATTTTCTGGAGAATTTTTCTTGTATCCTAAGTTCAGTAATAATTTCAAGATACCATCAACTCCCTTTTGGTAAACTACAGTTTTATAAGTTATACAAGTTTCTCCGTCAAGTTTTGTAAACTTACTTTCTATTAATCTGAACCAACCACGATCAACATACGACTGATAAGGAGTGTTATCACTTCTTAATATCTCGTTTTTTCTCAAGATATCAAACAAAGTGTTTCGACCGATTTTTTTAAAATTCAGTATTTTAGCTACTTTATCCATAGTGAAAGTAGTTTTGCTTCCAGTTACTTCGTCGTAAAATTCAACTTTGGGCATATCTTCAATGACTTTTAATTCAAGTGCTTCAATTTTCTCTTGTTGTTCTAATGCTAATAACAAAGCTTCTTTCATGGTAACAGGAGCTTTTATTTTATTTTGTAGTTCATTGACTTTTTGTATTAAGTTAAATCTAATTATCGCATCATATCTTGCACCTAATTGTAAAACCCCGTCTAAAGTTATGTTAAATGCAGGTTGTTTTCTATTTCTATTGTCCAGATATTCAATCGGCTGAAAAATTAGCCGACTTCTATCTTCCCCTAATTTACTGACCTCATCTCTAATATCAGCTAAAATATTTTTATGTTCTTTATTCGTTAACTCGGCTACTTCTAGACTTGTTATAGTTTCTTTATTCTCAATTCTCATTAATTCATTCACTCCAACACCACCTTCCTATTTTCCTCCAGCCTTATTTCAGATTCTTTTATATCGTCCTGCATTCCTTTTATTTGATTGATTGCATTTTCCCAGAAAGTTCTTTCTTCTTCCCACATTTTCATCACTCCCTTAAATTTATTCTTACCGAGGTATACGACGAGCAGAGGTGTCATATACCTGAGCAAGAATATATCTTGCTTGTTAAATATTTTTTCTTAAAACAACTATTTCAGCTTTTATTTTAGTTCTTGCAAATTCTTCTTGCATATCTTCTCTATCAACAACTTGAAATTTTTCTAAAATCTGAACTAATTTTTTGGGTCTTTCTTTGTCAATAAATCCCTTTGGAATTAATAAAATTGCTGTTCCGTCGTCCGTTAAAGTTTCATATAACCATTCAAGAAATTCAGTTAATACAGGTATTTCATATGGTGGATTTGAAATAATATTTTTTTCCTTTTCTTTATAGTCTTGGAACAAATTTCTTTCGGCAACTCCCTCAGTCCATTCGTCATATAATTGAATTAGACCTGCATCTATTTCAAGCCCTCTTACTTCAAAATTTTTGTTATACATTAATGCTTTTGTTAAACTTCCGAATCCACAACAAGCATCTAAAACTTTAGTCCCTTCAAAAAATCTTTCAGCCAATTCTCCCATTCTTTCCGCTGTCTTTCTTGGAGTGAAAAACTGTGAATTGTACACCCCAGCTCTTTTTTGGTATTCCACATAGCAGTCATAAAGCCACCAGTCACCTTCATATTCATTTTCAGAATTTTCATATCCTTCATATCTGAAAGGCAACTCATTGTGCTCTTTTAAATATTCAAAACATTCTTCCGGTGTTTGTGGAAATTGTGGATTTCTTAATTTAAAATAACTATTATTCAAAGCATATTTCTTTTTGATTTTTTCAAACATTTTATATTCTCCTCTCTAAATAATTTTTTCTATGAATTTTCTTGTTTCTTCAGATTCTAAATACTCATCTAAAGAATTCATATATGGTTCATATTCAACAATAATAGATTCACATATTTTTACAATTTCTTCAGCGGTATAAGATAATATTTCATCTGAAAATTCTCTTTGTAAAAACATTGCACATACTACAATGTCTTCAATTTCAAAATTCATTTACGCCACTTCCTTTCTATTTTCTAATTTAAATTGGAACTCTACATCATAAAAAGTATAATTTTCATCTTCACTAGCTAATGTGACACCAAGAGATTCCTTATAATATTTTTTCTTATCTATTTCGTAACTGTCTAGGTAGAAGTAGGGTATATCTGAAAGTTCCTGTAATTCTTCCTCATCTACTAATACAGTGACATAGCCTTTTACTCTGCCGTCTTTTATGTTCAAAGATGAATAATCTAAGTCTGCGTTATATATTAGTTCTTTTATTTCTTCTGGTGTCATGTTATCAGCTCCTTATAATTGTATAACCTATTTTTAGTTATGGAATATTGCAAAAAAAATTACCTATGGTGTTCTTCTGCCATCTAAAAATATTATAACTTATTTTTGGTTATATGTCAATAAGAAATAATAAAAATATTAGTAATGTTTGGAAAAATGCTTTGAAATATGGTATTATAATAAATAAAGTATAAGGAGAATTCGGTTATGGGATATCAAATTTCTCATTTTTTGAATGAATTTTTAGAGCGAATAGGAATAAGTGTGACGGAGCTAGCTAAAAAATTAGACATTAGTCAGGCTTATGTTTCTTATGTAAAGAATGGAACTAAAACAGCTTCTAAAAAATTTATCGAAAAGTTAGTGAGCACATATCCGTCATTAGAAGCGAAGAAAGAGAAATTGCTTGAAATGTTGGAAAATGACAAAAATATGGAGAAGTTAGAGAAAATAGAAAAGAAAAAACAAGAAGTTTTATCAAGTGTAGAAATGGTAAGCCCAAACGGGAAAAAATTATCTAAGAGGGAGAGGATGCAATTAAATGAAGTGATTGGTAGTGCAAATTATTTTTTTAATGACGAAACTGTTGATTTTGAAGACAAGGAAAAACTGATTTTAACTTTACACGAATTGTTTATTGATGCTAAGAATAAGAATAAAACAAAAAAATAAAATGGGTGATTAAGGTGAAAAAGCGGGAAGACATAAAGAAAATAGTTGATAAACTTGTTAAAAAGTATGGAACTAGAGACCCCTATATCTTGTGCCAAAAATTAAACATAAACATAGTATATAAATCTTTTAAAGGTATTAAAGGGTTTTACAAAAAGATATTGAGGGTTAAATATATTGTGTTAAATGAAGATTTAGATAAAGGTTCAGAAATTTCTGTTTTATCTCACGAACTGGGGCATGGTATTTTACATAGTAATATAGATATAGGTTTTATGAAGGGAAATTTCCGTTTTTATAATGAAATATTAGAAAGAGAAGCAAATATGTTTGCAGCTGAATTACTTTTTTCAGATGAAACTACAGAAGAATATTTTTATTTAAATAATAAAAATTCTGTCGGTTTTGAGTTTATAGAAAAATTATTTAGATACAAATTTAAGAAATAAATGATTATTAGTGTATTTATAGAGAACAAGTACACTAATATTTTTTCTATTGACTTATAACTAAAAATAAGTTATCATAAATATGAGGTGATAAGAATGAAGCTAGAAGAAATGAATAAAATTATAGCTAAGAATATTGAAAAATCTCTAATAGATAAAGATATGAGTAAGACAGATTTGGCAAGAAAATTAGATATTCAAGAAAAATCTGTCTCTTTCATATTCAGAAAACTAAAAAACGGAAAGAATGTTAATAATGCCACTTTATGCAAATGGGCAGATGTCATAGGGGTAGATGTTGGTGATTTTTTTTGCAACTTAACATAACCTTTTTTTAGTTATGGAAACTGAGATAGTATAACCAATCAAGACAAATAACCAGCACAGAGCGCGGAGAGGAGGAGGGATGGAAGAATTAAATAAATTAAGAACAGAAAATGAATGTTTAAAAGAAAAAATAAATAGCCTTGAAAAAGAGCTTCAAGACTATAGAGTTGCTGTTTTTGGTATTTTAAATCCAATTCAGAATTCAATAAATGAGTTATTAGTAGAAGTTGTACCAAAAGAAAAATTATTTAAAAAAACAACTTAACAAAAAATTTTCCGACAGCAATAGCTACATCAGAATGCTTGGCTAATAAATCGGAAAATTTAGAAAATATACCCTTAGTTAATGGTTTATTATTCACAGATGCCTCTTTGATTTCATCTAAAAGTTTTTGTAAAGCTTCTTTATCTTCTGTTTTGTTGTTGATAATTTCCTGAATATTTTTAATTGAATTATCAATATTTAAGGTAAAATCATGTGATCCAATAACATTTGTTCCATTTAATGGAGCATTGAAGTGAAAAACGTTATTAACCTCATTACGATTATTGGATTCGCTTACTTTTGGATCTGTTGAATATTCAAGCATATAATAACAAACTTCATTATCAAATGCTTTTGGTTGAGCATTAGTAACATAATATTTTTTTGATTGAAAAACTAGGCAATCATTATCTAAGATTTCAGTTTCTTCAACAGTTTGAATAGTATTAGGATAATCTTTCCCACAGACAAAAGCTTTCACAAAACCAATTGATTGATTATTTCTTA from Sebaldella termitidis ATCC 33386 includes the following:
- a CDS encoding ImmA/IrrE family metallo-endopeptidase, giving the protein MKKREDIKKIVDKLVKKYGTRDPYILCQKLNINIVYKSFKGIKGFYKKILRVKYIVLNEDLDKGSEISVLSHELGHGILHSNIDIGFMKGNFRFYNEILEREANMFAAELLFSDETTEEYFYLNNKNSVGFEFIEKLFRYKFKK
- a CDS encoding ERF family protein; this encodes MSIYEKLSNIQQELIVPKNQRNDFGGYNFRSAEDILTALKPHLKEQKVTIFFSDSVIEKGNRIYVETTLNFVDIENGEKIETKAAAREDEEKKKYDGSQLTGSSSSYARKYALNGLFAIDDVKDSDFTNTGENNKASEKSAKNPKRDGQIKFIKQHQKEYQSYITECLSKAGKETIEELDDKQIDYLKNNIAKKLGSRNKEGVA
- a CDS encoding single-stranded DNA-binding protein, which encodes MNLVTLMGRLTRDPELKYSQSGKAFTKFSIAVTREFNRDEADFINCIAWDKRAETICEYLRKGRRIALQGRLSVRNYEKDGETKWITEVIVDKFDFIDYQKSDTEENDNYEHNDAPESDPEEFPF
- a CDS encoding phage antirepressor N-terminal domain-containing protein, producing the protein MLKKEIVFHEDKILTIKENGKIYVSVKHICNGLGMTESQCKNQRDKVNNDYTLKGGRIFAPLETNGGIQQVLMLELDYLPIWLAKINPSRFNEELKQKLLDYQLHCKDILADEFFGKREMVLPGKDDTKVNPHLNDIDDRSLIIRGIEAELTRLYDELVYHYNWIRNRSETKRDEYIGNIRKAKQKHFIDNGKELTTKDIDKLNGR
- a CDS encoding pentapeptide repeat-containing protein — its product is MKKAYKVFEPDWICRDYDYKRNGNVIGEIYEMDGEIEICERGFHYCPKLVNCFNYYGFNSNNKVAEIEILGDIKNDGDDKEVTNKFKIIRELSWHEVLELVNVGSGNTGNRNSGDWNSGDWNSGDGNSGDWNSGDWNSGNWNSGNRNSGNRNSGDWNSGNWNSGYLNTITPDTILVFNKECSRETWNKAIKPDFMYFDVLNKFIYTCDMTDEEKENNPDYEALGGCLRKMTYKEAWKYSWNNANKENRKLILKLPNFDNEIFKEITGIDVCKELEIDK
- a CDS encoding YopX family protein; translated protein: MREIKFRAWSSGRKEMAEVESIHFKGNAVYLISKHLRLVANLDETELMQFTGQKDMNGKEVFEEDILKLENGDFGIVQYNNLNCNYYIQLINYPFNVAVEFKKVFSYQSKVEIIGNIYENPELLEV
- a CDS encoding helix-turn-helix domain-containing protein gives rise to the protein MKLEEMNKIIAKNIEKSLIDKDMSKTDLARKLDIQEKSVSFIFRKLKNGKNVNNATLCKWADVIGVDVGDFFCNLT
- a CDS encoding helix-turn-helix domain-containing protein, with translation MIKLKIHILMAEHRMSQKDVSIATGIQPSVMNKYYNDTIVRINREHLNAFCKLFNCTIQDLIEYIPDEN
- a CDS encoding helix-turn-helix domain-containing protein — encoded protein: MGYQISHFLNEFLERIGISVTELAKKLDISQAYVSYVKNGTKTASKKFIEKLVSTYPSLEAKKEKLLEMLENDKNMEKLEKIEKKKQEVLSSVEMVSPNGKKLSKRERMQLNEVIGSANYFFNDETVDFEDKEKLILTLHELFIDAKNKNKTKK
- a CDS encoding phage antirepressor KilAC domain-containing protein; the protein is MNELMRIENKETITSLEVAELTNKEHKNILADIRDEVSKLGEDRSRLIFQPIEYLDNRNRKQPAFNITLDGVLQLGARYDAIIRFNLIQKVNELQNKIKAPVTMKEALLLALEQQEKIEALELKVIEDMPKVEFYDEVTGSKTTFTMDKVAKILNFKKIGRNTLFDILRKNEILRSDNTPYQSYVDRGWFRLIESKFTKLDGETCITYKTVVYQKGVDGILKLLLNLGYKKNSPENTFTVSNIAN
- a CDS encoding SAM-dependent methyltransferase, translated to MFEKIKKKYALNNSYFKLRNPQFPQTPEECFEYLKEHNELPFRYEGYENSENEYEGDWWLYDCYVEYQKRAGVYNSQFFTPRKTAERMGELAERFFEGTKVLDACCGFGSLTKALMYNKNFEVRGLEIDAGLIQLYDEWTEGVAERNLFQDYKEKEKNIISNPPYEIPVLTEFLEWLYETLTDDGTAILLIPKGFIDKERPKKLVQILEKFQVVDREDMQEEFARTKIKAEIVVLRKNI